A segment of the Fusobacterium ulcerans genome:
GATATACAGAAACTTATTTTGGAAGAAGAAGAATAATAGAAGGAATAATTTCAAAGAATAAGAATATAAAAAATCAGGCTGAAAGAATGGCAGTAAATAGTGTAATACAGGGAACTGCTGCTGAAATACTAAAAAAAGTTATGATAGAAATATTTAAAGTTATAGACGGCAAAGAGGATATATCTCTTCTTTTACAAGTACATGATGAACTTATATTTGAAATAAAAGAGGAAAAAGTAGAAGAGTACAGAACAATAATAGAAAATATCATGAGAAATTCTGTTAAATTTAACGATGTAGTTCTTGATATAAATACTAATATTGGTAAAAACTGGGCAGAAACAAAATAATTAAAATCAACAGGGGGGAGAGCAGAAATGTCTTATACCTTTAAAGTAAAGCAGGAGATATTAACAAATGAGATGGTCACTGAGATAGAAAAAACAGCTGAACTATCTGCTGTCCTGCTTAGTAAGAACGCATTAGGAAAAGATAAAGTTGAACTTAAACTTGAAAATCTTCCTTTAGCAAAGAGAGTATATAAGATACTTAAAGAAATAACCGATCTTACTATTGGAATAAAATATCTTACAAGCAGAAGACTTGGAGAACACAATGTATATGTTATAACTGTGCAGAAGCAAAGAGGATACAGAGATTTTGTAAATAAGATGAATATATCTACAGGGGTGATATCAGCCAGTGAAGACATACTTAAAGGTTTTATAAAAGGTATGTTTTTAGCATGTGGATATATAAAAGATCCAGTGAAAGAATATGCTTTAGATTTTTTCATAGATAATGAAGAAGCAGCAGAGAAACTTTATGAACTTCTTCAGGAAAAAGGGAAAAAAGTATTTAAGACTAAAAAGAGAAATAAACCTCTTGTATATCTTAGAAATTCAGAAGATATAATGGATGTAATGGTAATGATAGGTACGATACAGGCTTTCTTTAAATATGAAGAGACTACGATGATAAAAGATTTGAAAAATAAAACTATCAGAGAGATGAACTGGGAAGTTGCCAATGAAACTAAAACATTAAATACTGGTAATAATCAAATAAAAATGATAAATTATATAGGAAAAGTACTCGGTCTGAATACCTTGAGTCCTGTGTTGGAAGAAGTAGCATTTTTAAGATTACAGAATCCTGAAAGTTCTCTTCAAGAAATAGCTGAAATGATTGGTATATCAAAATCAGGAGTAAGAAACAGATTTAGAAGAATAGAAGAAATTTACAACAATCTTTTAGAGGAAGAAAGAGAATAGGGGAATAAGCAATATGAAGATAATCAACGACATTTTTGATACAAAGGAACAATTCCACAATAGTTATGTTGCCATAGGAACATTTGATGGAATACATTACGGGCATCAGCAGCTGATAGAGGCAGCTGTGGAAAAAGCTAAGGAAAACAATGGAATCTCTGTTGTATTTACTTTTGCCAATCATCCTATGGAAATAATAGATGCTTCAAAAACACCTAAATGTATCAATACTTTAGAAGAAAAGATATATATACTGGAAAGTATGGGGATAGATTACCTCATACTTCAGCCTTTTAATAAAAAATTTGCTGATTTAACAGCTGTGGAATTTGTAGAAATATTGAAAAAAGATGTAGACAGCAAAGAAATCTTTGTTGGATTTAACTTTTCATTTGGAGAAGGTGGAAAGGCAAAAACTAAAGACCTTATAGAAATAGGCGAGAGCATGGGTATTAAAGTTAATGAAATACCTGCTGTAACAATTGATGATCAAATTATCAGTTCTACTCTTATTAGAAAAAGTATTCAAAGAGGAGAATTTGAAAAAGTAAACAGATATCTGGGACATCAGTTTTTGATAATTGGTGAAGTAATACATGGTAAAAAAATTGCAAGACAGCTTGGTTTTCCCACTGCCAATATCAAACTATCAAATAGACTATATCCTCCTTTTGGAATATATGGTGCTATGGTGAAAATAGAGGGAGAAGATATCGAAAGATACGGAGTGGTAAACATAGGAGTCAATCCTACATTAAAGCCGGGTGAAAGAAGTGTAGAAGTACATATACTTGATTTTGATGGAGACATCTATGGGAAAAAAATATATGTAGAGATAATGAAGTTCATGAGAGATGAGAAGAAATTCAATTCTGTAGATGAACTTAAACAGGTAATAGGAAACGATGTTAAAAATTGGCAGAATTTTGTAAAAGTGAGGAAAAATGGATATAGTTCTAAAGATAGATAATTTTGAAGGGCCTTTGGACCTTCTTCTTCATCTTATAGACAAAAAAAAGCTGAAGATATCTGAAATAAAAATATCTCAAATAATAGATGAATATCTGTCTATACTGGAACAGGCAAAAGATGAAAACTTCCACATAAAAGTGGAATTTCTTGTTGTGGCTTCTGAACTTTTAGAAATAAAAGCTTCTACTCTTCTTACTATTAATGATGAACAAAACAAAGAAAAAGAACTGAAAAGAAGACTGGAAGATTATAAACTTTTCAAAGAAATAGCTGTAAAAGTTTCAGAGATGGAAAATGAGTATAATATCTCTTACTCCAGAGGTGAAGGAAGAAAGATAATTAAAAAAGTAGCAAAAGAATATGATCTTTCAAAGTTGAAAGCTGGGGATTTATATAGTTCATATGTAAAGTATCTCAAGAAAAATGAAGATGATGAATATATGGAACTTCATTTAGACAAGCAGTATACATTGAAAGATGAAATGGATAGATTGTATTTAAAGACTTTCTCACAAAATAGAACTTTTGATTCTCTTTTTGGAGAAGCAGAGAACAGAATGCACCTTGTATATATATTTCTTGCTATATTGGAGTTATATAAAGATGGGCTTATACTTATAGATGGAGATATGGTCATGAGAAATAAACATGAATCATAAATAAATTAAAAAGTTTTAAAATAATAATTACATATAATAAAAATAGAGGAGTTTTTTTATGTTCAGAAGTGGGCTTCTAG
Coding sequences within it:
- the whiA gene encoding DNA-binding protein WhiA — its product is MSYTFKVKQEILTNEMVTEIEKTAELSAVLLSKNALGKDKVELKLENLPLAKRVYKILKEITDLTIGIKYLTSRRLGEHNVYVITVQKQRGYRDFVNKMNISTGVISASEDILKGFIKGMFLACGYIKDPVKEYALDFFIDNEEAAEKLYELLQEKGKKVFKTKKRNKPLVYLRNSEDIMDVMVMIGTIQAFFKYEETTMIKDLKNKTIREMNWEVANETKTLNTGNNQIKMINYIGKVLGLNTLSPVLEEVAFLRLQNPESSLQEIAEMIGISKSGVRNRFRRIEEIYNNLLEEERE
- a CDS encoding bifunctional riboflavin kinase/FAD synthetase translates to MKIINDIFDTKEQFHNSYVAIGTFDGIHYGHQQLIEAAVEKAKENNGISVVFTFANHPMEIIDASKTPKCINTLEEKIYILESMGIDYLILQPFNKKFADLTAVEFVEILKKDVDSKEIFVGFNFSFGEGGKAKTKDLIEIGESMGIKVNEIPAVTIDDQIISSTLIRKSIQRGEFEKVNRYLGHQFLIIGEVIHGKKIARQLGFPTANIKLSNRLYPPFGIYGAMVKIEGEDIERYGVVNIGVNPTLKPGERSVEVHILDFDGDIYGKKIYVEIMKFMRDEKKFNSVDELKQVIGNDVKNWQNFVKVRKNGYSSKDR
- a CDS encoding segregation and condensation protein A translates to MDIVLKIDNFEGPLDLLLHLIDKKKLKISEIKISQIIDEYLSILEQAKDENFHIKVEFLVVASELLEIKASTLLTINDEQNKEKELKRRLEDYKLFKEIAVKVSEMENEYNISYSRGEGRKIIKKVAKEYDLSKLKAGDLYSSYVKYLKKNEDDEYMELHLDKQYTLKDEMDRLYLKTFSQNRTFDSLFGEAENRMHLVYIFLAILELYKDGLILIDGDMVMRNKHES